GTTGACAAGCCACTGATCGGAGGCGACTGGACTGGAGTGCTTTCATCAAATGGTGCATGTGGGCTGAGCCATTCCCATCCCAAGTGGTGGCCCGATTCGGCCTGGCCTGGTCGGAAAGAGATTCTAAATCTCGAATATGCGCACCGAGAATAGATATCTATGTTAGCTAGCGGGGGCGGGCTTTCCCCTGGTAGTCCCGCTGCGTCCTCTGACAGTCCGTCTCGTCTCATCTTTCTTTGGCTATACTTGTAGCCAGCCATATTAGCTCCACATTCCACCCTTTTTGATTTCTGACGAAAAAGGCAGTCATCAGTCGCCCCCTTTcctatttagctttgcttgctgcctATTATGAGAATAGGTCCCGGTTCAAGCGGCCCGCCTTTCATCATCATCTATACCAGCTGCCACGCACGATCCCATAGGAACGATTTCATCGCCCTAAGAAGCAGAACGCGCCATCACCTACAGCCCTTTCCTCTGCCGGGGACTTTCACGAAATGAAAACGGGCGGCATCATCGTATGCTCGACATTAGTTGCCCTGGTGTATATCCCGGAGTACTCCTATGGCCGATCTGTCACCCATACATGAAGGCCTTGGCCCCGTCCCGTGTGGAGAATGCCCCCCTTACGGCACGGCTTAGTCTGTTATTTTATTTTGTCAGAGTGGATTCGGACTGCCACTTCTCTGAAAGCATGGTTCttgcctccctctctcctccctccttggAGCTCGTCCATTCGTTGGGTGATCCCTTGCTCTCACGTTCGAGTGTTTGGTCGTCGTTTAGGCCGGTGAGTGACATTTTTGCTCATTGCAGTCGCCTCCGGGGTTCTTCGCACCTGGGTAGTACCAGGACCCTTGTGCCCCGGACTGCACTGCCCGCCCTATGACCCAAAACTCAAAATGAGACTTGCGACGAGACGCGGACATTCCTCATGCTGCGGTTCCCTCCGGTCCGTTCCCGGGTTGGGTTAGGGGAAGATCCGAGCGATTGCCTTCGCGGATCCAAACGTGCTCACAAGGCGCACAATAAGAATAAGACCAATAGAGACTTCATAAGGGACCATTTGAGCTGCAGATCGTAATGCTCCTAGAAAGGCATATTTCGAATATAGAGGACGTTCCCAACAATCCACGAGAATATCATACCCAACTATGAACCGTACGAGCACATCCTCTGTCACCCCCACCGCGCTTACGGCTCTATACCCCAACCCAACTTGCTCTGGCCCTGGGTCCTCCCGCATCTCTTCCTCGGTAAGCGGACCATGGAAGCTGGGGAGTATCCGCTTGGGACTGATAGAAAACAGCATATCTTTTCCCTCCTGACCCCTATAAAAATCTAGTGGAAGTTCGGTCGCGTCGGAGACATCTTTATCTGATTTTGAGGCTTCGTCGTCCGGCTCCTCCAAAATTATGTTAGGATCGGCTGGCTCATCCTCATCATCCGAAAagaaaacagagacaaaacagaTTTGTTTCAATGACATATCTAATCAGACTGAAATTGATGTCGAAGACACGATCAGTCACATCAATTGAAGCAGGCAGGAAGGGCGCGGAAGCTACCGTTTAACGAATGCAATGCAAGCAAGGTAGCTTGCTTACTCTCCATCTAGCGTGCGTTGGCGGCAAGGAAGGAGGCATTGGAAAGACTAGACCATACACATTAATTAGTACAAGAAAGAGGCATTCGGGAAGCGACTAGTCGCTTCTGGCGAAGCTTAACAAAGGCCGACTACTACATAGAGTACTACCAGTCATGAGCGATAGTGAAGCCGTCAGAGGCAGAAGCTGTCGCTTGATGGACGAAGCCGAGCCGATACGATAGGCGGGCGAAGTGAGCGAGACCAAGACGGGCCAGACGTGGAGTGGCGAAGGGGGCCTACTATATGTATACATGATTAGTAAGCGGTTCAAGACATCGAACGAAAAATCAAGTGAACTAATGAACAGTGTGATTGATCAGACAAGTACCAAGGAGCAAGAAAACGTATGCGCTTTAGCAAGGGATGAGCGCGAAATCCGTTGCTTGTTCTTTCGGTAGCCTTCTTTCATTTCCGAATTTGCTTGCGAGCAGTCCTTGCATTAGTATGAGTTCGTTGACCGCGTAAGGGCGATCCATCTTGATGACGAATTCCACGATAACGAGAAATAGAAATTAATCATTCGATGTCTGCTCGTTCTCCCCTCTTCAATTCCCAATGAACAACATGATCTTGAGCTATCATTTGTTCAATTTGGTCGATCTGATACTTAGTTAACTCATTCATCTTGATGTTCCCACTGATACCTAATCGATAACGAAGCTGAATGGCTTTTTTCGGTCCAATTCCATCCATTTTTGTTGAGGCAATTCTTACTTGTTCATCGGGAAGTGATCTAGCTCCTGAGATATATGACATTCTTTATCCTTATCTTTTCCTGGTCTTCTCGGCTGGAATCTacaatctacacctctccaaacacAAACGCAATATCTTGAGTACCCGGAACCATGTTCAGTGCTGCAAAAGCGCAGCTGTAGCCCCCTAGAATCTTCGGCTCCTCGTTTTTATTCAATTATTAAATGACTCATTTTGATGGAGATTTGTAGCATCATTCAAGTAAATACAAATTGAGATCGTAGAAACATGATCTTGTGATATAGCTACACCTAATTCCAGACCGGTTAATGCTAGAACTATAAATAGGGGACCAAGATCTCCTATGAAATAGAAAATATTATTCAGAAATAGCATAGTCCAAGCAAACCCACTTAAAATCTTTACTAAACTATGACCGGCCATCATATTAGCAAATAAACGTATTCCTAAGCTTAATGCACGAAAACAATAAGAGATTAGCTCAAGGAGTACTAAGAAAGGTGCTAACGGCAGTGGGACTCCCGCAGGTAATAAGAAGCTAAAAAAATGAAGCCCATGTCTTTGAAATCCAACGATCGTAATGCctataaaaatggaaaatgaaagagCCAAAGTAATGAGAAAATGACTTGTCACTGTGAAGCTAAAGGGTATCATACCCTGGGGATTACGAAATAACGAAAAAGTAAAAGTGACCGAGACGCGAGGGAAAAACTTTTGTTTCACATTTCCGGAAAGACCACCTATTTGTTCTTTTACCAGGTTCAGCACGAAATCATAAATAAGCTCGACCAAGGATTGCCATGCATTTGGCACTGACTTTCCACCTCCCTTTTTCGtaacaacaaaaaaaagaaaaacgaccAAAACGACAGTGAGCAGCATATACAAGACTTCATTTGTAAATGATAAATAAAAGTTGCCCACATGAAGATCAATTATTGGGATAATGGCAAATTGATCCAATGGGGTTTCCGGGTAGGCACCAGGCAGATTCTGGATAAAATTATCCATACCACCACCCGCCCGAATATCCTCTAATATGCCCTGCCAAGTTTCGCCATTTCGGTGGCGGGCTCCCAATATTGTTCTAGCTAAATTGACTGCTCCCTGTTCGGACTCATTTTGGACCAAATACTCTTCTATTTGTAAAACTATTGTGACGCCGGCAATTCGCTCAGGCGTTGGCGTTATATCCAAGTTTGGCGTTATAGCAAAGTTCTGAGAGATGTTGGTTGGGAAAAAATCATGTAGATCGGGAAGACGGGAACACTTACTACGAATTGGTTGATTCGTTGTAATAGCAGCAAATAGCACATTTCTATCCTTCATATCCGTAGAAAGAAATCTCATCTCCAGGTAACTCCATCTTTTTCAGCTCTGCTCGCTCACTTTTGAAAGGAAGACTTAGTTTTAGATCGGCGTTGGTTTTTCCAACGAAACGAATAAGTTTTGGATTGagatttcacataagcattgcacaaTGATCCGCATTAGGCGGGGAGCAGCAATGATACCGCCGGCCAGGAATAAGTACTTATCCCTCTTATACTTAAGAAAAGAGAATAGAAGTGGTTCCTTTTCTTTCTATACGAAATTC
The sequence above is drawn from the Triticum aestivum cultivar Chinese Spring chromosome 7A, IWGSC CS RefSeq v2.1, whole genome shotgun sequence genome and encodes:
- the LOC123152110 gene encoding ATP synthase subunit a — protein: MRFLSTDMKDRNVLFAAITTNQPIRSKCSRLPDLHDFFPTNISQNFAITPNLDITPTPERIAGVTIVLQIEEYLVQNESEQGAVNLARTILGARHRNGETWQGILEDIRAGGGMDNFIQNLPGAYPETPLDQFAIIPIIDLHVGNFYLSFTNEVLYMLLTVVLVVFLFFVVTKKGGGKSVPNAWQSLVELIYDFVLNLVKEQIGGLSGNVKQKFFPRVSVTFTFSLFRNPQGMIPFSFTVTSHFLITLALSFSIFIGITIVGFQRHGLHFFSFLLPAGVPLPLAPFLVLLELISYCFRALSLGIRLFANMMAGHSLVKILSGFAWTMLFLNNIFYFIGDLGPLFIVLALTGLELGVAISQDHVSTISICIYLNDATNLHQNESFNN